A region from the Podarcis raffonei isolate rPodRaf1 chromosome 11, rPodRaf1.pri, whole genome shotgun sequence genome encodes:
- the TPGS2 gene encoding tubulin polyglutamylase complex subunit 2 isoform X5 — protein sequence MEEKALRSVSGSSSTKPYLEKLTLGVTRILEASPGVTEVTFVEKVPAERHAIVSWEQKNACVLPEDLKNFYLMTDGFHMTWSVKFDDNPMPLGSMTINSISKLNRVRASPVYALPNAPTLADLEDTDDEEGSH from the exons ATGGAGGAGAAGGCCCTGCGCAGCGTGAGCGGCTCCAGCAGcaccaagccctacctggagaagctcaCCCTGGGGGTGACCCGCATCCTAG AAGCTTCTCCAGGAGTTACTGAGGTGACGTTTGTGGAGAAGGTGCCAGCCGAGCGCCATGCCATTGTTTCATGGGAACAG AAGAATGCCTGCGTCTTGCCCGAGGATTTAAAGAATTTCTACCTGATGACGGATGGCTTCCACATGACTTGGAGTGTAAAGTTTGACG ACAACCCAATGCCGCTTGGCTCGATGACCATCAACAGCATCTCCAAGCTAAACCGAGTCAGAGCATCGCCCGTCTACGCCTTGCCCAATGCCCCCACGCTGGCTGACTTGGAGGACACCGATGATGAAGAAG
- the TPGS2 gene encoding tubulin polyglutamylase complex subunit 2 isoform X1, which yields MEEKALRSVSGSSSTKPYLEKLTLGVTRILEASPGVTEVTFVEKVPAERHAIVSWEQKNACVLPEDLKNFYLMTDGFHMTWSVKFDDNPMPLGSMTINSISKLNRVRASPVYALPNAPTLADLEDTDDEEGNSGQPEKPHLDSRSLVFELDPCGGNGKVCLVYKNTKPVVTPDSEIWFLDRALYWHFLTKTFTAYYRLLITHLGLPHWQYAFTSYGISPQAKQWFNMYKPITVNTEQLSEEADSFVNKLDPNKVFRSKSKTPVLKKKLPSQTPSSQKGQAGTAPKNPQQAGSSSRRREPQP from the exons ATGGAGGAGAAGGCCCTGCGCAGCGTGAGCGGCTCCAGCAGcaccaagccctacctggagaagctcaCCCTGGGGGTGACCCGCATCCTAG AAGCTTCTCCAGGAGTTACTGAGGTGACGTTTGTGGAGAAGGTGCCAGCCGAGCGCCATGCCATTGTTTCATGGGAACAG AAGAATGCCTGCGTCTTGCCCGAGGATTTAAAGAATTTCTACCTGATGACGGATGGCTTCCACATGACTTGGAGTGTAAAGTTTGACG ACAACCCAATGCCGCTTGGCTCGATGACCATCAACAGCATCTCCAAGCTAAACCGAGTCAGAGCATCGCCCGTCTACGCCTTGCCCAATGCCCCCACGCTGGCTGACTTGGAGGACACCGATGATGAAGAAG GTAACAGTGGTCAGCCAGAGAAACCTCACTTGGACTCGCGGAGCCTGGTGTTTGAGCTGGACCCGTGTGGAGGGAATGGGAAGGTCTGCCTTGTGTACAAGAACACCAAGCCGG tTGTCACCCCGGATTCTGAGATCTGGTTTCTGGACCGAGCTCTCTACTGGCATTTCCTCACCAAAACCTTCACCGCTTACTACCGGCTCCTGATCACCCACCTGGGGCTGCCGCATTGGCAGTATGCCTTCACCAGCTACGGCATCAGCCCCCAGGCTAAG CAATGGTTCAACATGTACAAGCCCATCACCGTCAACACGGAGCAGCTCTCTGAGGAGGCCGATTCCTTTGTGAACAAGCTGGACCCAAACAAGGTCTTCCGCAGCAAAAGCAAAACTCCGGTGTTGAAGAAGAAGCTGCCGTCCCAGACGCCCTCCTCCCAGAAGGGCCAGGCAGGGACAGCCCCCAAGAATCCGCAGCAGGCTGGAAGCTCCTCAAGGAGACGGGAACCCCAGCCCTGA
- the TPGS2 gene encoding tubulin polyglutamylase complex subunit 2 isoform X3: MEEKALRSVSGSSSTKPYLEKLTLGVTRILEASPGVTEVTFVEKVPAERHAIVSWEQKNACVLPEDLKNFYLMTDGFHMTWSVKFDDNPMPLGSMTINSISKLNRVRASPVYALPNAPTLADLEDTDDEEGNSGQPEKPHLDSRSLVFELDPCGGNGKVCLVYKNTKPAMVQHVQAHHRQHGAAL; encoded by the exons ATGGAGGAGAAGGCCCTGCGCAGCGTGAGCGGCTCCAGCAGcaccaagccctacctggagaagctcaCCCTGGGGGTGACCCGCATCCTAG AAGCTTCTCCAGGAGTTACTGAGGTGACGTTTGTGGAGAAGGTGCCAGCCGAGCGCCATGCCATTGTTTCATGGGAACAG AAGAATGCCTGCGTCTTGCCCGAGGATTTAAAGAATTTCTACCTGATGACGGATGGCTTCCACATGACTTGGAGTGTAAAGTTTGACG ACAACCCAATGCCGCTTGGCTCGATGACCATCAACAGCATCTCCAAGCTAAACCGAGTCAGAGCATCGCCCGTCTACGCCTTGCCCAATGCCCCCACGCTGGCTGACTTGGAGGACACCGATGATGAAGAAG GTAACAGTGGTCAGCCAGAGAAACCTCACTTGGACTCGCGGAGCCTGGTGTTTGAGCTGGACCCGTGTGGAGGGAATGGGAAGGTCTGCCTTGTGTACAAGAACACCAAGCCGG CAATGGTTCAACATGTACAAGCCCATCACCGTCAACACGGAGCAGCTCTCTGA
- the TPGS2 gene encoding tubulin polyglutamylase complex subunit 2 isoform X4 has translation MEEKALRSVSGSSSTKPYLEKLTLGVTRILEASPGVTEVTFVEKVPAERHAIVSWEQKNACVLPEDLKNFYLMTDGFHMTWSVKFDDNPMPLGSMTINSISKLNRVRASPVYALPNAPTLADLEDTDDEEGNF, from the exons ATGGAGGAGAAGGCCCTGCGCAGCGTGAGCGGCTCCAGCAGcaccaagccctacctggagaagctcaCCCTGGGGGTGACCCGCATCCTAG AAGCTTCTCCAGGAGTTACTGAGGTGACGTTTGTGGAGAAGGTGCCAGCCGAGCGCCATGCCATTGTTTCATGGGAACAG AAGAATGCCTGCGTCTTGCCCGAGGATTTAAAGAATTTCTACCTGATGACGGATGGCTTCCACATGACTTGGAGTGTAAAGTTTGACG ACAACCCAATGCCGCTTGGCTCGATGACCATCAACAGCATCTCCAAGCTAAACCGAGTCAGAGCATCGCCCGTCTACGCCTTGCCCAATGCCCCCACGCTGGCTGACTTGGAGGACACCGATGATGAAGAAG